Genomic DNA from Theropithecus gelada isolate Dixy chromosome 1, Tgel_1.0, whole genome shotgun sequence:
GTAATAAAGCCCCCACATCTCTGAAGAGGTCTTTAAAATAAGTGGGCTAATGAGGAAGGCATCTTCACCAAGATGTCACACCTTGGAGAAAAAGGGTCCATGGGGAGGCAACCCTGCCCTGATGGGCAGGAGCAGGGCAGAGGGGAGCACCATGAGAAGAGCAGAATTAGCTGGGACTGTTGCAGTTGAGGGCGAACAGAGCCGCCCTTCTTCCCTTGGAATAAGCAATGGCTGACGAGGACCCAGCAGCAGTCAGGTGAGAGTCAAGGGTGGCCTAACATCGTCCCTGTCCCCAGCCACATccaccgagagagagagagaatacccCCATTTCCATTTCCACCACTCTCCTGTGCCTCGCTGCAAATAGGCCTTGTTTCCTTGTGTAGGTGCCCAATTTTGTCAGTCCCATGGATAGGTTAGGAAGGACTGAAATAAAAGCTCTCCATTCTGTGGGCACAGCATTTTCCAAAGGGTTAGATGTGTCTCACAGGTAGGCACACCTGAGTAGGCCCTTTGCAGTTCTTCCTCACTCTTGCCCATTCAGTGCCCAGGAGAAAGCCTCAACTTGGTGCTAACGTATCTTTTGTATACCTCTCATATTTGCTCATATTTGAACAGTGATCAGATTTGAGATCCAGAGCCTTCCACGGGGAGCAGCGTCTGCCCTCCTACCTTTGAGGAACTCCAGATCACATGTACAGAATCCCACGATTCACGGAGGCTTTGTTtctatttgttcattctttttactcTCTGTGCTTCACGTAGGATGGTTTCTGTGCTATATCTTCGTTAATCTCTTCTGTGATATGTCATCTGCAGTCAAATCCATGCTGTACATTTCCTATCTCAGAAATTGTGGTGTTCATGTCTAGAATCTCAGTGTGGGTCTTTTTTGTATCCCGTGTCTCTTTTTAACTTTTCGATCATATGGAGTACAGTGATAACTTTTAATTTCCTTGCTTCTAACATTTGTGTCAGTTCTTGGTTAGATGGATTGATTTTTCTTCACCTTATGGgtcctattttcctttttctcttatgAGATGCTGGGCATTGTGAATGTGACGTTCTTGGGTACTGAAGGTTTCTgtgtttctttataattattcttGGTCTTTGTTCTGGAATGCAGCTAAATTATTTGCAAACAGTTGGATTCTTTCAGGTCTTTGAAGATTTTTTGGGCAAGTCTCAAGCAGTGTTTAGCCTAGGGCTAATTATTTTCCACTGCTGAGGCAAGAACCTTCTCAGTATTCTACCCAATGCCCCGTGAATTGTGAACTTTTCCATTCTGGCTGGTGGGGAAAGCACTATTCCTGGCCATGAGTGCCAGGTACTATCCCCTCTAATCCTTTCAGGTGGTTCTTTCCCTCGCCTTTCGGAGTTCCTTGCATACCCATGCTGATCAGTACGCTGCCTGGTATTTGAGGGGACCCTCTAAAGACATCCCTGTAGCTCTCTTCTCCCCAGTGCTCTGTACTGCGAGCTCTTGCCTTGGTTCCTCTAGACTTTCAGCTCTAGCTCTTAACTAAGGGTGTCTACTGGGCTCCTCTGGGTTCTCTCCACACACCACAGCCTAAAAGTTCTCCAAAGACAGCAAgctggtgtgatcacagctgGCTTTCCCCCGGGTGTCACTCTTCTTCCATGTCTCATTTCCGGTATCTTGAAAACTGCTGTTTCATATATgccatccttttttgtttttttgttttttgtttttttggttgttccACTGGGAAGGTAAACCCATTCTCTGTTAGTCCATCTTGGTTTGATGCAGAAGTCTCCTATttactctgtttttgttgttgctgttgagaccgagtctcactctgtcacccaggctggagtgcagtggtgcaatctcaactcactgcaacctctgccttccgggttcaagcgattctcctgcttcaggctcccgagtagctgggattacaggcgcgtgtcaccacacctggataatttttgtattttcagtagatacagggtttcaccatgttggccaggctagtctcaaactcctgacctcaggtcatccacccgcgtcagcctcccaacgtgctgggattacaggtgtgagccactgtgcccggccttgtttaCTCAATCAGATTTTATAATCTTCTTTACATAGATCCTGCGCTTTCTCATTAAATTTGTGCCTGAATAtcatttttgttgctattataagTGCACTATTTATTTCCCCCCCTTCTCCATTTCTAGGTACTTATTTCTAGAGTGGAGAAAAACTATTGTTTgctatcatttacatttaatttgttgACATTTGCCCTGAAATTGAACCATCCTTGGGTAGGCTAGcacaaaaataattgcagtttctGCTATTAAAAGTAGAggcaaaggctgggcatggtggctcatgcctgtaatcccagcactttgggaggctgaggctggcggacaacctgaggtcaggcgtttgagacaggcctggtcaacatggcgaaatcccatccctattaaaaatacaaaaattagccaggcgtggtggcggatgcctgtaatcccagctacttaggaggctgaaacaggagaatcactggaacccgggaggtggaggttgcagtgagccgagattgtgccactgcactccagcctgggtgacacagcgagactccacctcaagaaaaaaaaaaaagtaatggcaaaaaccgtaattacttttgcaccaacctaataaatttATTCAACAGCAAGTAAGTATAAAAGAAGTGAGCATCTAGGTGCAGAGGCTCAGCACTGCAAACCAAGCTCTGCTCCACTCTCCTCTTCATGCTGACTTTTGTCCTCATGCTTGCTACTTCATGACACAAAAGGGCTTCTACAACTCCAGGCTTCCTGGATGTGAtccaaggaggaaggagaaagggagaagtaGCCACCTCTTCCCACATCAGGAAAGAAAAGGTTTCTCAAGATAAATTTAGCTTGTGTCCTATTAGCCAGAATTATAACATCTGACCACCTGTAATAGTAAGTCGACCTGGGGAACCAAGCGTTTACCTGGAAATATTACAACAAATTCACAAAAAAATCTGGGTGCTGGTTGGTAATAAAGAATTAAAttaggcagaggcaggcagatcacaaggtcaggagtttaagaccagcctgaccaacatggtgaaaccccaggcacaaatacaaaaattaccaaaaaaatacaaaaattagccgggcgtggtggcgcgtgcctgtagtcccagctgctcaggaggctgaggcaggagaatcacttgaacctgggaggcggaggttgcagtgaactgagatcatgccactgcattccagcctgggcaacagtgcgagactgtctcaaaaacaaattaaaccaGGCAACTCATAGTCTACACACTACTCTTGCGTTCTTAGAACGAACTCTGCTGAGTCACAGTGAATTGTTCCTTTAAATACATTGCCATATTCTATTCAACaatatttttaaggtattttttaaGGCTATTGTGATATGCAGGATCAAAGACGACGTAAGGTAGTGGAAATGGGAATAAAAAGATTGAAACATAGTCAAAGTATTTTCAGCGGCATCAAGGCTTTGTGATAGATCTGTGATTAAATGCACACAGAAATGGCAGGAGAggagctgggctcagtggctcacatctgtaatcccagcactttggggaggccaaggcaggaagacagctcgagcccaagagttcgagaccagcctgggcaacatggtgagacctcatctctacaggaaaataaataacctTCTGTTATGTCCTTTTTCACTTTGCAGgtggatatgaaaaaaaaaaaaaaaatgccaggagAGGAAACAAAGGGAGAACAGAAATTTTTTCTAAAGTGctgttaatttaaaaagagaataattaatCACCAGTGGCATCATATGTTATGCTGTCTTTAAACACTAAAGTTgaagtatttgaattttttttgagacagagtcttgctctgttacccaggctggagtacagtggcgtgatctcggcttactgcaacctctgcctcccagattcaagcaattctcctgcctcagcctcccaaagtgcagggattacaggcacctgccaccacgcccagctaatttttgtatttttagtagagatgggatttcaccatgttggccaggctggtctcgaactcctgatcttaagtgatccacctgcctcagcttcccaaagcgctgggattacaggcatgagccactgcacctggccaatatttgaaattttctgagcttcagatttctttgaatttaaaatgtCCCAATTAGATATTTAGCATTTAATTCAACATATAGAAAAAACAGCAATCTTTCTATTtggagttttataaaaatatatctattgcAGTGATAATAGTATTGTGGTCATTtaagttttttctctttcagagatacatactaaaatatttatagatgaaatTATACATCTAGTATTTGCATCAAAATAAGagtcatgaagaaaataaatggaaataaagatgAAGCAGGACTGGCCATGAGTTGATGATTGTTGAACAGGGTACTGGGTATATGGGATTCACCAAGGGTATTGGGTGTAtggaattttccataataaaacgTTCTTTCAGTGTTTGTAGAATGGAAGCATGTATGTGTATGaacaaatgtatacatacaaatatttgttttaaataatagatttaaaatgttaGGAATTCTAATCCAAagcattttattgctttttaaaaagggaactGCACATGGTCAGTATCATGGGAGAATAGCTCCACTCCTCCCTGACCTCGGTCACAGGCCGCCATAAGGAGAGACTGCTCCAGCCCTCCAGTGGCCACTGCCATCTTCCTCATCACTGTCCGTGGCTTTGGAGTCCATAACCCCAAGTGGCCCCTGAGTCTAGACTCTATCAAATTCCACAATGATAGCAACAATGACTGCATCTGATGTATGCTGCTGGCAATCTTAAGCCCAAAATGCTTCAAAGATTAAACAgccatatacatttaaaatacatagaaaaataatataattagaaTGTATACAAAGTAGATTATTACAAAACAACTTCACTACAAGAAATACATCTTATATCCAAacacaaaaatgtggaaatataCATGAAAGGATATATGTTTaagaaatcacatttttatttctaaatgctgAGTGAGAAGGCATAGACTACTAAATTCTGGATTActgataaaatttcaaaaagaacttGATTTTGCTAGCAGAAATTTTTACCCCATTCTCAAGCTTCTATAAACAGTTCTTGAAGGGATTAGACAGCTGTTCCTCTTTCCAAATTCTGTTTAATTTCAGCTGTGTATTTCCCATAGAATCTTTCGGCTTTCTTGTTGAATTTGGCATTCCTTTCATTAATGTAGTCGATATCTGCATCATCGTTATAAGGACGTCTCCGGCTATATTTGTCTCGTTTTTCAAtcctggagaaagaagaaaatttacaaaattcaAAATTGCCTTCTCTTTTGATCTTAATAAAATGTGACCAAACAGGAATAAAATCTACATTTAGACTAGCACACATTGTGAGGGCTGGAGGAAACCAGGCCAGTTTTCATCACATTCAAGTTGAAACTGAATTAATGGCACAACTCAGAATATGAACTGTGAAATCCAGTAAATACAACAAATTCATCTTCAGAATGCTAGAGCAATCATCCCTTGTTGGGAACTTGACTGTACTGAAGAACCACTTAAAAGAAGATaactattggctgggcatggcggctgtaatcccatgcctgtaatcccactattTTTGGAGGACAAGGCCTCCCAAAAGGTCctctgggaggatcacttaagcccaggagctccagaccagggcctggacaacatagggagactccatcactataaaaaaaaaaattttaatacattttctaaaaaagaagataactataacaatattaaataggccaggcacagtggctcatgcctgtaaccccagcactttgggaggccaaggcaggtggatcacctgaggccaggagtttgagaccaacctggtcaacatggcaaaaccctgtctctactaaaaatacaaaaattagccaggagtggtggcacacgcctgtggtcccagttactcaggaggctgaggcaagagaatcacttgaacccggaaggcagaggctgtggtgagccgagatcatgacactgcgctccagcctgggcaagagtgagactctctcaaaaaaaaaaaaaaaattatattaaataataaccaCAGCTAATACTGAGGGCATAATATATgccagacacttttttttttttcctgagatagggtctcgctctgtcgcccaagctggagtgcagtgctgcaatcacagttcactgcaccctccacttcttggactcaagtgatcctcctgactgagtctcccaagtagctgggactacaggcacacaccaccaagcccagctaattcttgtattttttttttttttttttttttttgtaaagacagggtttcgctatgttgcccaggctgttctcaaacttctgggctcaagcaacccttctgcctcagcctcccaaagtgttaggattataggcaggagccaccacacccagcccggaCACTATTCTtaatactttacatgtattaactcttaaaatatattttcattctgcTCTACCTAATAGTCACCTCTATCAGTATTAAGAAACACAAACCTAAGTGAAGAACATTTACTACAACATTCTTGCTTCTTCAAATCAAACAGGGGAGTGGTTGTTAAAGTAAAACACTTAAAGAAGGATCATTTTTTTACACCTTTCCTCTTCAATAGTAACAATTCAATTTCATCAATATTCTGCATCTCCATTCCAAATCAGACATATTCAACCCATACTTGCTATCCATCCCCAAACCACTATAGACAGGTCAAAAATTAGCAAGTATAATTTCTATCTTGTGAATTCATTCTAAGCACATCAGATTTAGGTGCATATTCCAAGTGCATTTTGTCATGAAGTATTTACGACGTCAGGCTGCTCTACTGAATGCTTACTGTTTTTCCAGATCTATGACCATCCTGTCAATTTCCTCTGTGGAAGGCACATGTGTTCCATGAAGAAGACTATTGGATGTTGGGAAAAACTCTTCTCCACTGAAAAGACAGCAAAATGAACTTATGGTAACACTATAAatgctccattttctttttttttttttttttttgagacggagtctcgctctgtctcccaagctggagtgcagtggcccaatctcggcccactacaacctccgcctcctgggttcaagcgattctcctgcctcagcctcccgagtagctgggactacaggcatccgccaccactcccggctgatttttgtatttttagtagagacggggtttcaccatattggccaggctggtctcgaactcctgaccttgtgatccgcctgcctcggcctccctaagtgctgggattacaactcctgaccttgtgatctgcccacctcggcctcccaaagtgctggcattacaagcttgagccactgcgcccagcaaatGCTCCATTTTCAAATTTCGAACTAAACTACCATACacgataagaaagaaaatatacacatgtatttacTGTGAGATcctactttaattttttctttaaaaaaaatacaggttgggtgcagtggctctcgtctgtaatctcagcactttgggaggccaaggcaggtggatcgtttgaggtcaggagttcaagaccagcctggccaatacagcaaagccctgtctctactaaaaatataaaaattagctgggcgtggtgacacacacctgtagtcccagctactcggggaggctgaggcaggagaagtacttgaacccgggaggtggaggctgcagtgacccaagatcgccccactgtgctccagcttaggcaacaaagtgagactccgtctcaaaaaaaaaatttttgtaattaaaagaataaaaatagggtcatgtggaggctgggcacggtggctcacacctgtaatcccagcactttgggaggctgaggcaggtggatcaccaggtcaggagtttgagaccagcctagccaagatggcaaaatcctgtctctactaaaaatacaaaaattagctgggtgtggtggcgggtgcctgtaatcccagctacttgggaggctgagacaggagaattgcttgaacctgggaggctgaggttgcagtgagccgagatcacaccactgcactccagcctgggcaacagtgcaagactccatctcaaaaaaaaaaaaaaatagggccatgtgcagtggcttataccagtaatccaggcactttgggaggctaaggtgggcacatcacctgaggtcacgagttcgagaccagcctggccaatatggtgaaaccccatctctactaaaaatataaaaaaattagccaggcatgctggtgggcacctgtaatcccagctacttggcaggagaatcacttgaacctgagaggtggagcatgcagtgagacgagattgtgccactgcactccagcctgggcgacagagcaagactctgtctcaaaaaaaataaaaataaaaataaaaaataaaaaattacagaattgaAAGGAACCTAAGTCATCAACTCCTCCAACACCTTCACTCTACAGATCAAAGAGCCAACAGGCAGAGAGGCTCCAGGACTTATCAGATGTCACAAAGTGCTAGGGACAGAGTTGGGATTAGAGCTCCAtcctgaggttatttccttttccactaaaGCAAACTGCCGAACTACAGCAGCCCACCACCTGTTTATGAAAAGAGGATTCATTTATGAATCCTCTGCAGCCGCTTTTGCACTGCAGCAGCACagctgagtagctgtgacagagaTTATATGGctcacaaagctgaaaatatttactatctggtccttcacagaaaaagtttaccAACCCCAGCACTAAAGCATTCTGCCTCCTAAAATAATATCTCAGTAACTACAACAATCAGAGTGTTAACCAATCAACAACCAGTCTTAGAATGCccagttaagaaaaaaacaaaaaacaaaacacaggtgATTAATTTAATTGCTGTGAAGTAAGCAATAAACAGCGCTGTCAAAACAGAGactaggcctggcacagtggctcacacctgtaatctcaaccctgtgggaggccaaagagagcggatcacttgaggccaggaatttgagacagcctgagcaacacagtgagatcccgtctctacaaaaaaattaattagccaggaatcgtggcacatgcctgtaatcctagctactggggaggctgatgtgggaggctCCCTTAAGGccgaagtttgaggttacaatgaatTATGATGGTGtcaatgcactccagcttaggcaacagagcgagacactgtctctttaaaaaataaaattaaattaaaaaaccagAAGGGCCAGGCAaggaagggccaggcacagtagctcacacctgtaatcccagcactttgggaggccaaggtggacagataacttgaggtcaggagttcaagaccagcctggccaacatggtgaaaccccatctcagctaaaaatataaaaattagttgggcatggtggcgggcacctgtaatcccagctactcgggaggctaaggcaggaaaatcacttgaacccaggaggcagagggtgcagtgagttgagactgcaccattcagtgcactccagcgtgggcaagacagcaagactccgtctcaaaggaaaaaaaaaatccagaaaaaacaAGAGACCACCCTTAGACAGCTATTAATAACCCATACCTTAGCATTAAAGTATGTTtctatttatgtatacatacacacatacaaacacaaacacacaaatatatcCACATCAGCTCAGGATGAAAAAGGACTCACTGTTTTTCTCTCAGTCTCTCATATGTTTCCATATCAGGTTTGATCTGCTTGGTCAACCGATGATACTGGCGTAACTGGGCAGCAGcataatctaaaaatataaaatcagaatcTGAGATAATATATTTCCTTGTTTGGACCTTCCTATTGagagaaaaatctaaattatCACAGGTAAGTATCgtttatccaaaatgcttggaatCGGAAGTGTTTccgatttttttcagattttggaatatctgcattatacttaaattcaaaatctgaaatgctccaatcaGCATTTCCTTTAAGCATCACagcatcatgttggcactcaaacaGTTTTGGATTTTGcaacattttggatttcagattttcagacaAGGGACACTCAATCTGTGTGAAGTAATATATGCCCAAAACACTATTCTAAGCATAGCTTCTATCCTGAAGATGCTGACAAACAGACTTTGATAAATTTTACCATCAAGTATTTAAAAATCCAGCTAACTGAAGCACAgccttttttttaacttctgtccTAAGAGACGTATTTGTACTTTTCTTGGTCTTTAGGCCTCATCAAGAATATCCCATGAAGCACAAGAGGCACATCCTTTCTTGAAACCAGAAACAATGAAGGAAATGACTAACAGCCCAGTCAATAAAGTTCAATAAAGGTCAATCTGACCTGAAAATCCCAGATCAgggtttttcctcttctttttcctctcccatTTTTCTGCATCTTCTGCACTGATCTCCAGCAACTTCACTTTCTCATAGTCTTCTCCTCTTGATGCACAttcctaaaaagaagaaaaaagctgaCACCTACAATTATGATACAAGCAATAATTTCATCTACTTTACATCAAGAAAGATCCAATAAATATTAACcaatattttaatagtattttttttagttggagtttcactggctctgtcacccaggctggagctcagtggtgtgatctcagctcactgcaacctccacctcccaggttcaagggattctcatgtctcagcctcccaactagctgggactacaggcacatgcctccatgaccggctaatttttgtatttttagcagagatggggtttcgtcatgttggccaggctggtctcaaattcctgacctcaagtgatctgcctgcctcagcctcccaaagtgctgggattacaggcatgagccacggcacccggccacTGTAATAGTATTTAAAGGAAATTTGGGAATACACTATGGTATATAAGTGAGCACATGATACTTATTGAGTGTTAATCAGGTGTCAGAccttgttttaaatgttttacatgcattaactCACTGAATTCATAATGAACTCAAATAATTATTGTTACAGTTCCTGttttattgatgagaaaacagaggtacAGAGAAGTCAAATAAACTCACCCAAAGTATCGCAGTCGGTACTGAACAGAACCAGAATTTCAATTCTGGCAGCTTGGCCTAAGAGCCAGTGTATTCAACCACCATGTTGTAGTGTCTTGATACAACAGAATGATTGACTAAATCACTTATGAAGATAAAACAGTTCctaacctttttcttttcttcttcctgtagTTCCCACTCCAAACGAGCTTTTTTGGCTTCCCAATTTGCAGGTAATTTTAGTCTTTTATCTTCTTCCACAACTTCCTGGTGATTTAATTTACGAGCTTCATTCTAAAACCGTAACACAAGAAGTCTGTCagctaaaacatgaaaataaatccaGATACATTTTGCCTTCTTTGAGGAGGGTCAGGCAGGACATATTAATAAGGTGACCCCATTTTATCCTAAAAGCAACAGACAGCCATCATAGTATTTTAAGCCAGGGAATGGCCTAATAGGGTCTACATTTTTATGTAATCAAGAAAAATGTGTTGAGTTGCACTGGTTTGCTGTTCCAGAGCCCTGGGGGTTAAAATCAGCTTTGCCTCTCTTGAGTTGTGTGGACCCTTTTTATTGGATCAGAACAAGGTTTTGCAATATTGGGGACCATACTATAGTGGCACTTAAGTAGACTTTATTTGGCATTAATATTAAAtcggacaggcacggtggctcacgcctgtaatcctagcactttgggaggctgaggcaggtggatcacctgaggtcaggagttcaagaccaggctagccaacatggcgaaaccccgtctctacttaaaattcaaaaattagccgggcatggtggcgcacacctgtaatcccagctactcgggaggctgaagtaggagaatcacttgaacccaggaggcagaggttgcagtgagccaagattgcaccactgcactccagcctgggtgacagagcaagacacctcaaaaaacaaaattacatcaCATGATGtgaaagacacttttttttttttttttttttttgagacagaatctccctctgtcactcaagctggagtatACTGGAGCATCTCAGTTCATTTCAACtttcgcctccagggttcaaacaattctcctgcctcagcctcccaagtagctgggattacaagcatgtgccacaatgcctggcttattttttgtatttttagtagaaacaaggttttgcagtttggccaggctggtctcgaactcctggcctcaaatgatctgcccgcctcagcctcccaatgtgctgggactacaggcatgcaccaccacaccgggcctcaATTATCTTTTAATCCTAATTCAAGAAAAATGCCTCAATTTGGGTTAGAGGATTTAATACCTATCTTAATGCCTCTAATGCTTTCCAAGTtcccctccttttaaaaatattttcagtttacattggcaaatgaaaaatgaaaggaatttgAAGTACCAttgaagagtctttttttttttttgaagcttgGGGTAGCCGGGAGAggtgtctatttttaaataaacctaattgtataaaacaaaatgagtatATCATCTTAAGGAAAACTTAAGTTAGACATTTCTTAGGTCATAAGCTGGTGGCAGTTTGTCCATGAAGCCCTGCCTCCTAATTTCCAAACGTGTTCCTTACACAACACTCTAAATATTTAAGCATGTCCTTTTAATTGTTTATTAGATTAACTTTCCCTAGGCAAAGAGAGATACTCCTCCCAACAACCATCCCTAGTATATTCTTGGCTCTGGAAAAGTCCTGCAATTAAAGACACCAAGAACACACATATGGTCAACAAAGTTGAGTCTGTTGCATAGAAGAAGAGAGCAAACCACGGGGAACTCTGGGCATTTGAGTGAAAGGGCGTTAGGAGGGGCTCGTTCCAGGATTTGGGTTTGTATCAGGTGACTGGGGGGAGGGTTAAGGATCTGGATTGAGTACTGTCAGAAAGCACAGGCTTTCTACAATTAGGtatcttaaatttttatataggAGGCAGAAGTAACGGAGACTAATGCTGTATTTGGTAATAACTATCACTGGTGTTAGCcagaataaagaaatatgtgGTCATTCTTGTGCTTCAAGAAGTCTTCTTTGTTTTGTCTCACTACAAGTCAGAGTGATTTTGGGGTTTTGTGAACCCATGGCCTGTCAGGTCACTCCATGCTGAAATACgggctgcttttctctttctctgctccaACTGCAGCCAGCTATTTGCTGGACTCTTCTCCCTAATacaaattttctttgaatttgttCCCTTTGCTTGGATTCTCTTTCTCTAACTCCTTTAGTTGTCTGGCTTTCAAACAGTAGTTTAGGTGTCACCTATTACGAGGCACCCCCTGGAGACCCACAAACTGCATTCATCTCTCCTCCTCTGCACTTCCAGGGCACTTAAGACATCCGATTCCCTATCAACTGGCTGAACTACCACGCTGTAGACTTTCAAAGGTTtcccattatttttttaattttctttttattcttttcccccAGAAGTCCTAGAGACAGAtgattattttctcccttt
This window encodes:
- the SYF2 gene encoding pre-mRNA-splicing factor SYF2 isoform X2 codes for the protein MAAVAASEVLVDSAEEGSLTAAAELAAQKREQRLRKFRELHLLRECASRGEDYEKVKLLEISAEDAEKWERKKKRKNPDLGFSDYAAAQLRQYHRLTKQIKPDMETYERLREKHGEEFFPTSNSLLHGTHVPSTEEIDRMVIDLEKQIEKRDKYSRRRPYNDDADIDYINERNAKFNKKAERFYGKYTAEIKQNLERGTAV
- the SYF2 gene encoding pre-mRNA-splicing factor SYF2 isoform X1, giving the protein MAAVAASEVLVDSAEEGSLTAAAELAAQKREQRLRKFRELHLLRNEARKLNHQEVVEEDKRLKLPANWEAKKARLEWELQEEEKKKECASRGEDYEKVKLLEISAEDAEKWERKKKRKNPDLGFSDYAAAQLRQYHRLTKQIKPDMETYERLREKHGEEFFPTSNSLLHGTHVPSTEEIDRMVIDLEKQIEKRDKYSRRRPYNDDADIDYINERNAKFNKKAERFYGKYTAEIKQNLERGTAV